In Nitrobacteraceae bacterium AZCC 1564, the following proteins share a genomic window:
- a CDS encoding NitT/TauT family transport system ATP-binding protein (product_source=KO:K02049; cath_funfam=3.40.50.300; cog=COG1116; ko=KO:K02049; pfam=PF00005; smart=SM00382; superfamily=52540): protein MKTLSIRNLQKTYFDPYAGSHVTAVHDVSLEVEQGEFISVVGPSGCGKTTILNMIAGFIPYSGGEILLDGKPVNGPGPERGVVFQSFALFPWKTVLDNVGFGPKMRGVPKAERDKIAHEYLALAGLSHAANRYPNELSGGMQQRVGVVRALANNPAVLLMDEPFASVDAQTRMTLQEELTRIWQERKPTVIFITHDVPEAVFLANRVVVLSKGRVLDQVKVDLPRPRVWDDLIEDDTFKRLSAQVLQMVRAA from the coding sequence ATGAAAACACTCTCGATCCGCAATCTCCAGAAAACCTACTTCGATCCTTATGCTGGGTCGCACGTAACCGCGGTTCACGACGTCTCGCTCGAAGTCGAGCAAGGCGAATTCATTTCCGTGGTCGGGCCGTCCGGATGCGGCAAGACGACGATCCTCAATATGATCGCAGGCTTCATTCCCTACTCGGGTGGTGAAATCCTGCTCGACGGCAAGCCGGTCAATGGTCCCGGGCCTGAACGCGGTGTCGTGTTTCAGTCGTTCGCGCTGTTTCCATGGAAAACCGTGCTCGATAACGTCGGCTTCGGTCCGAAGATGCGCGGCGTTCCGAAAGCCGAACGCGACAAGATCGCGCATGAATATCTGGCCCTCGCCGGTCTTTCCCATGCGGCTAACCGCTATCCGAACGAATTGTCGGGCGGTATGCAACAACGCGTCGGCGTGGTTCGCGCTCTCGCCAACAACCCGGCGGTGCTGCTGATGGATGAGCCCTTCGCCAGCGTCGATGCGCAAACCCGTATGACGCTTCAGGAAGAGCTCACCCGCATCTGGCAGGAGCGCAAGCCGACGGTCATCTTCATTACCCACGACGTGCCGGAAGCTGTGTTTCTTGCCAACCGCGTGGTCGTGCTGTCGAAGGGCCGTGTGCTCGACCAAGTCAAGGTCGACCTGCCTCGTCCGCGTGTGTGGGATGATCTGATCGAGGATGACACCTTCAAGCGCTTGTCTGCGCAGGTGCTGCAAATGGTGCGCGCCGCATGA
- a CDS encoding 2,4'-dihydroxyacetophenone dioxygenase (product_source=KO:K05913; cath_funfam=2.60.120.10; cog=COG1917; ko=KO:K05913; pfam=PF12973; superfamily=51182) encodes MYRDMKGSTHVLASPEIAVVAIPEDERVWVPQAPDVWFRPLMLNTRQGQWCNLLRVRRAGILSRHLHPNPVHGFVLKGKWFYREHDWVATEGSYVFEPPGEIHTLVVPEDISEMITFFNIQGSMVYLDEQNKHTGYEDVFTKIDMCRAHYTSVGLGADYVDQFVR; translated from the coding sequence ATGTATCGTGATATGAAGGGGTCGACCCATGTTCTCGCGTCGCCGGAGATTGCCGTCGTTGCAATCCCGGAGGACGAACGCGTGTGGGTGCCTCAGGCCCCCGACGTGTGGTTCAGGCCCTTGATGCTCAACACCCGGCAGGGCCAGTGGTGCAATCTGTTGCGCGTGCGGCGGGCCGGTATCTTGTCACGGCACCTCCACCCCAACCCCGTTCACGGCTTTGTTCTGAAGGGAAAGTGGTTCTATCGCGAGCACGATTGGGTCGCGACTGAAGGATCGTACGTGTTCGAACCGCCGGGCGAAATTCACACGCTCGTGGTGCCCGAAGATATTTCCGAGATGATCACGTTCTTCAACATCCAGGGATCGATGGTTTATCTCGACGAGCAGAACAAGCACACCGGCTACGAGGATGTCTTTACCAAGATCGACATGTGCCGTGCCCATTACACCTCGGTCGGTCTCGGCGCCGACTATGTCGACCAGTTCGTGCGCTGA
- a CDS encoding GntR family galactonate operon transcriptional repressor (product_source=KO:K19776; cath_funfam=1.10.10.10,1.20.120.530; cog=COG2186; ko=KO:K19776; pfam=PF00392,PF07729; smart=SM00345,SM00895; superfamily=46785,48008) produces MGEITLVKARPKTADKRVKPGRIQAVLTTLGSEIAQDLIPVGAALPPEHDLEVRFGVGRGVIREAIKTLAAKGLVSVRPRHGTHVRPRRDWSLLDRDVLAWLVGKDEPDRELLLAIQEVRSIIEPAAAAMAATRATKTDRQRINAALTAMETSHDQASAIAADKAFHLAILDATHNPVLQGFRSAIDTILSTVFLVAVGSAGWFEDNLPNHAIAARAIDEGDADKARAAMEQVLGYTEFKLSKRRASAARSAAAKPAMNGKAKRKRHVS; encoded by the coding sequence ATGGGAGAGATCACCTTGGTCAAGGCACGTCCGAAAACAGCCGACAAGCGCGTCAAGCCGGGACGTATTCAAGCTGTGCTGACGACACTCGGCAGCGAGATCGCGCAGGACTTGATCCCGGTCGGCGCCGCCCTGCCCCCAGAACATGATCTCGAAGTACGCTTCGGCGTCGGGCGCGGCGTGATCCGCGAAGCCATCAAGACGCTCGCCGCCAAGGGGTTGGTCAGTGTTCGTCCACGCCATGGCACGCATGTCCGACCGCGCCGTGATTGGAGCCTGCTCGACCGCGATGTCCTTGCGTGGCTCGTCGGCAAGGATGAGCCGGATCGCGAGTTGCTGCTCGCCATTCAGGAAGTACGTTCGATTATCGAGCCCGCCGCTGCGGCCATGGCGGCGACGCGCGCGACCAAGACGGATCGGCAGCGTATTAATGCCGCGCTCACCGCCATGGAAACGTCGCACGATCAGGCGAGCGCCATCGCCGCTGACAAGGCCTTTCACCTCGCCATTCTCGATGCCACGCACAACCCGGTGCTACAGGGCTTCAGGAGTGCGATCGATACCATTCTGAGCACGGTGTTCCTCGTGGCTGTCGGCAGCGCTGGCTGGTTCGAAGACAACCTGCCAAACCACGCCATTGCAGCGCGCGCCATCGACGAAGGCGATGCCGACAAGGCCCGCGCCGCGATGGAGCAAGTGCTCGGCTACACCGAATTCAAACTGTCTAAGCGAAGGGCTTCAGCCGCGCGATCCGCAGCTGCAAAGCCAGCCATGAACGGCAAGGCCAAAAGGAAGCGTCATGTATCGTGA
- a CDS encoding taurine transport system permease protein (product_source=KO:K15552; cath_funfam=1.10.3720.10; cog=COG0600; ko=KO:K15552; pfam=PF00528; superfamily=161098; transmembrane_helix_parts=Inside_1_20,TMhelix_21_43,Outside_44_74,TMhelix_75_97,Inside_98_108,TMhelix_109_131,Outside_132_135,TMhelix_136_158,Inside_159_198,TMhelix_199_221,Outside_222_230,TMhelix_231_253,Inside_254_268), which yields MNLVLKSWGAYTRMTTRWPALAAIVPFIPVIALWTAVAESGLFPRAFFPGPVEVVKSFITLTYKGILPDYLQDSLVRLFAGAAVGMALGIPLGILIGTNKAAHRICWPVLLFFQAIGDIAWLPILLIWFGFGLTTMTFVIVYTVLFPVVLNTVLGVESVHRDLARAARSLGASRARVLFEVTLPGALPNIITGLRNGLGYGWRALIAVEMIVGTSGIGFMMFDARRAGSTVEILLGMIILGLLWYIVDAWILAPIERATGQRWGLVTS from the coding sequence ATGAATCTCGTTCTGAAAAGTTGGGGTGCCTACACTCGTATGACGACGCGCTGGCCGGCGCTTGCCGCCATCGTGCCATTCATCCCTGTGATTGCGCTGTGGACCGCAGTTGCCGAGTCCGGACTGTTTCCACGCGCCTTTTTCCCGGGCCCTGTCGAGGTCGTGAAGTCCTTCATCACGCTGACCTACAAAGGTATCCTGCCAGATTATTTGCAGGACAGCCTCGTCCGGCTGTTCGCAGGTGCCGCGGTCGGCATGGCGCTCGGCATTCCGCTTGGTATTTTGATCGGCACCAACAAGGCCGCACATCGCATCTGCTGGCCGGTGCTGCTGTTCTTCCAGGCCATCGGCGACATTGCATGGCTTCCGATCCTGCTGATCTGGTTCGGCTTCGGCTTGACCACGATGACGTTCGTCATCGTCTACACTGTGTTGTTTCCGGTGGTGCTCAACACAGTGCTTGGCGTTGAGTCGGTGCATCGTGACCTCGCCCGCGCCGCACGCAGCCTCGGCGCTTCACGCGCACGCGTCCTCTTTGAAGTGACGCTGCCGGGCGCGCTGCCCAATATCATTACCGGACTGCGCAACGGCCTTGGCTACGGCTGGCGTGCGCTGATCGCGGTGGAGATGATCGTCGGCACCAGTGGCATCGGCTTCATGATGTTCGACGCACGGCGTGCGGGTTCGACCGTGGAGATCCTGCTCGGCATGATCATTCTTGGACTGCTTTGGTACATCGTAGACGCCTGGATCCTCGCGCCGATCGAGCGCGCGACCGGCCAGCGTTGGGGGCTGGTGACATCATGA
- a CDS encoding taurine transport system permease protein (product_source=KO:K15552; cath_funfam=1.10.3720.10; cog=COG0600; ko=KO:K15552; pfam=PF00528; superfamily=161098; transmembrane_helix_parts=Inside_1_19,TMhelix_20_42,Outside_43_83,TMhelix_84_106,Inside_107_112,TMhelix_113_135,Outside_136_138,TMhelix_139_161,Inside_162_202,TMhelix_203_225,Outside_226_234,TMhelix_235_257,Inside_258_273), whose protein sequence is MLVMSSQKVQSRWAMRGISSLAGAAVFVAPLLALVVIWAVVVPLFDVNPRIFPSVDSVGTAAIESIKDGTLLNHIGASLLRVGLGTLIGIVTAVPLGIAMGVSPGVSAFLTPLFRFFSVLAGIAWIPIATLWFGYGFGAIIFVIFNAVFFVVAYNTLLGVSTIPYALRNAAASLGAGRWALLTEVLLPGALPNIVTGIRTGLGFAWRGLIAAEMIATNVGLGYMLFVARDFYRTEVIVLGMIVIGVLWLLIDRLLLVPLERATIERWGLVRRA, encoded by the coding sequence GTGCTGGTCATGTCCAGTCAGAAAGTCCAATCGCGATGGGCCATGCGGGGGATCAGCTCTCTCGCAGGGGCGGCCGTATTCGTGGCGCCGCTGCTCGCACTCGTCGTCATCTGGGCAGTGGTGGTCCCACTTTTCGATGTCAATCCGCGGATATTTCCCTCGGTGGACTCAGTCGGAACTGCAGCCATTGAATCGATCAAGGACGGCACCCTTCTCAATCACATCGGAGCCAGCCTGCTGCGCGTTGGCCTCGGCACATTGATCGGCATTGTCACTGCCGTTCCGCTTGGCATCGCCATGGGTGTGAGCCCTGGCGTCTCCGCATTTCTGACGCCGCTCTTTCGCTTCTTCTCCGTACTCGCCGGCATTGCGTGGATTCCGATCGCGACGCTCTGGTTTGGATACGGCTTTGGCGCAATCATATTTGTGATCTTCAATGCGGTGTTCTTCGTCGTCGCCTACAACACTCTGCTTGGCGTCTCAACCATTCCCTATGCCTTGCGCAACGCTGCCGCTTCACTCGGCGCCGGCCGCTGGGCCCTGCTGACAGAGGTTCTTCTTCCCGGGGCACTGCCGAACATCGTCACCGGAATCCGCACCGGTCTCGGCTTTGCCTGGCGCGGACTAATTGCAGCCGAAATGATCGCGACCAATGTCGGCCTTGGCTACATGCTGTTCGTGGCCCGCGATTTCTATCGCACCGAAGTCATCGTCCTCGGCATGATCGTCATTGGCGTGCTGTGGCTGTTGATTGACCGGCTGCTGCTTGTTCCACTTGAGCGCGCGACCATCGAGCGCTGGGGCTTGGTGAGGCGCGCATGA
- a CDS encoding hypothetical protein (product_source=Hypo-rule applied; transmembrane_helix_parts=Inside_1_12,TMhelix_13_35,Outside_36_110), translated as MSLLSAILRSSKGRFVLGVIAAWAGFQVWLTLAAPGKISPELAGTSEKVNVQIELPFTPERFHVLAFQKFGRVSGADDHSIELRGVKRTDLTSVARPYWVTSVGPIKTGG; from the coding sequence ATGAGCCTGCTGTCAGCAATCCTGCGTTCGAGCAAGGGCCGCTTCGTTCTCGGTGTCATCGCAGCGTGGGCTGGATTCCAGGTCTGGCTGACACTCGCAGCTCCAGGAAAAATCTCGCCGGAGCTCGCTGGCACATCAGAAAAGGTGAATGTGCAGATCGAGCTGCCCTTCACACCGGAGCGCTTTCACGTTCTTGCATTCCAGAAATTTGGGCGGGTCTCCGGTGCTGATGACCACTCAATAGAACTTCGCGGCGTCAAACGAACGGACCTCACTTCAGTTGCAAGGCCGTACTGGGTGACGAGCGTTGGACCAATTAAAACGGGAGGATGA
- a CDS encoding NAD(P)-dependent dehydrogenase (short-subunit alcohol dehydrogenase family) (product_source=COG1028; cath_funfam=3.40.50.720; cog=COG1028; pfam=PF13561; superfamily=51735; transmembrane_helix_parts=Inside_1_142,TMhelix_143_165,Outside_166_228,TMhelix_229_251,Inside_252_258), which produces MSDGVSMTHDGMSGAWASMWYSGKRVLVTGGTSGIGAGIARGFLEAGADVTIAGVSDAEIAAVASDPILKKASAKLLDVRDIAAIKTLIGSLDGLDVVVNCAGVIRRGDELDPSVFESVVDINLNGTMRVCATARPLLAQSKGAVVNLASMLSFFGGGLVPGYAASKGGIAQLTKSLAIAYASDGIRVNAIAPGWIATPLTSALQSSPERSEAILGRTPLGRWGQPSDLLGGVLYLCSPVASFVTGAVLVIDGGYAVV; this is translated from the coding sequence ATGAGCGACGGTGTCTCCATGACGCATGACGGAATGTCAGGCGCCTGGGCGTCGATGTGGTACTCGGGCAAGCGCGTGCTTGTCACCGGCGGCACATCCGGCATTGGTGCAGGTATTGCACGCGGCTTCCTTGAAGCTGGTGCCGATGTCACCATTGCGGGTGTCAGCGATGCGGAAATCGCGGCGGTGGCGTCAGATCCGATCCTGAAGAAGGCGAGTGCCAAGCTTCTCGACGTGCGGGATATCGCCGCCATCAAAACCCTCATCGGCTCCCTCGATGGCCTTGACGTGGTGGTGAATTGCGCAGGTGTCATCCGGCGTGGCGATGAACTCGATCCCAGCGTCTTCGAGTCCGTCGTCGATATCAATCTCAACGGAACGATGCGTGTCTGCGCGACAGCGCGCCCGCTGCTTGCCCAATCGAAGGGCGCTGTTGTCAATCTCGCGTCGATGCTCTCATTCTTCGGCGGCGGCCTAGTGCCCGGATACGCAGCCAGCAAAGGCGGCATCGCGCAACTCACGAAGTCGCTCGCGATCGCCTATGCGAGCGATGGAATCCGAGTCAACGCCATCGCGCCGGGCTGGATCGCGACCCCACTCACGTCAGCGCTGCAAAGCAGCCCGGAACGCAGTGAGGCCATCCTCGGCCGCACGCCGCTCGGACGCTGGGGACAACCTTCCGATCTGCTGGGTGGTGTTCTCTATCTCTGCTCACCAGTTGCGTCTTTCGTCACCGGTGCGGTGCTCGTCATCGACGGAGGTTATGCTGTTGTATGA